In one window of Pseudomonas sp. IAC-BECa141 DNA:
- a CDS encoding beta-ketoacyl synthase N-terminal-like domain-containing protein has product MTSATARIAIAGSGCVLPTGWGVEGFWAAAREGRSTITALQTTLFHSERIAAFGQIDDATHQRSRQDVAQNLQRYCPPAVIWGVSAVRQALAEAGVEPGQDGLRYGLYCCQGGYTHPSVASYGELLQECRTDSAADMNRLARQVLQERALDPFLVLKSLSNGLLGVVSLALKLECECNAYMQGVAGNLAALRQAHSALQSGRIDVAIVVGAGSELDPLALAALAEAGVIGTDGSRQMLAFDRKGSGGIAGEGAAALVLRRAADLPPEPQTCLTALYAHPRLDALSLPDKQVDLLISSATGTAQKDADLARTLARTGAAHITSGTALTGILSGAPSLVDLILARQMLQAQSIAPIAGLTQPVDTHLPFVSGEPRDAVLHDCLVINRDDNGFSACYQLDLQADD; this is encoded by the coding sequence ATGACTAGCGCTACTGCACGCATTGCCATCGCTGGCAGCGGTTGTGTGTTGCCCACGGGTTGGGGCGTCGAGGGTTTCTGGGCGGCGGCCCGGGAAGGTCGCAGTACGATCACAGCGCTGCAAACAACGCTGTTTCACAGTGAACGCATCGCCGCATTCGGACAGATCGATGACGCCACGCACCAACGCAGTCGCCAGGACGTTGCGCAAAACCTGCAGCGTTACTGCCCGCCGGCGGTGATCTGGGGCGTCAGCGCAGTGCGTCAGGCGCTGGCCGAGGCCGGCGTCGAACCCGGTCAGGACGGTTTGCGTTATGGCCTCTATTGCTGTCAGGGCGGGTATACCCATCCGTCGGTGGCTTCCTATGGGGAACTGCTTCAGGAGTGCCGCACCGACAGCGCAGCCGACATGAACCGCCTCGCCCGTCAAGTGTTGCAGGAGCGTGCGCTCGATCCGTTTTTGGTGCTCAAGAGTCTGAGTAACGGCTTGCTCGGCGTGGTCAGTCTGGCCTTGAAGCTGGAGTGCGAGTGCAACGCCTATATGCAAGGCGTGGCCGGCAATCTGGCGGCATTGCGTCAGGCGCACAGTGCCTTGCAGAGTGGGCGCATCGACGTGGCCATCGTGGTCGGGGCCGGCAGTGAACTTGACCCGCTGGCGCTGGCCGCGCTCGCCGAGGCCGGTGTGATCGGTACCGACGGTTCCCGGCAGATGCTCGCCTTCGACCGGAAGGGTTCGGGCGGCATTGCCGGCGAAGGCGCCGCTGCGCTGGTGCTGCGGCGGGCCGCGGATCTGCCGCCGGAACCGCAAACCTGCCTGACGGCGCTGTACGCGCACCCGCGTCTGGACGCTCTGAGCCTGCCGGACAAACAGGTCGATTTGCTGATCAGCAGCGCCACCGGCACTGCGCAAAAGGACGCCGATCTGGCCCGCACCCTGGCCCGTACCGGCGCCGCACACATCACCAGCGGCACGGCGCTGACCGGCATCCTCAGCGGTGCGCCGAGCCTGGTCGACCTGATCCTCGCCCGCCAGATGCTGCAGGCCCAAAGCATCGCGCCGATTGCCGGGCTGACGCAGCCGGTGGATACGCATCTGCCGTTTGTGTCGGGCGAACCACGGGATGCCGTTCTGCACGATTGCCTGGTGATCAACCGCGACGACAACGGCTTCAGCGCCTGTTACCAACTCGACTTGCAGGCGGACGACTGA
- a CDS encoding aminotransferase class III-fold pyridoxal phosphate-dependent enzyme — translation MDYRDYVRPKFVELMQALGLECQFHRAQGSKLFYRDKQGDEVTVTDFLGGYGAALYGHNDPQFVDQLCGLLRADVPFNAQMSVRGAAGQLGRELSEAFNRELNNTERYISTFSNSGAESVEIAVKHAEYRRQKNLQKQFDEHDFELANLVASDKAYVELEIDDLDLPAGLLPPHLTSVTVRQVAEAVRQHNLAQLHVEPVFLAVRGSFHGKLVNTVQLTYGKQYRKPFARFGLNVEFIDPDQPQQLQELPARHQHHWLSLAWSGETLHVRREAFSAITAVLLEPIQGEGGINEFAKEFYLGLRRLCNEQQCPLVIDEVQSGFGRTGTLLGATHFNLQGDYYCLSKALGGGLMKIAATVIRASHYENDFSYIHSSTFAEDDASCHIALSALRRLFENDSAMLKDVSKKGEYLKTSLLELKAAYPDVIADVRGRGLLLGFELHDLTGTSSLVQASAQYNEALGYIIAGYLLQFESLRVAPSGSNANVIRLEPPVCITFQEIDGLIASLQKVCDMLRRRDAFPLAAGVCADSIAQVPARDVSFTETESLPKPDENVRVVARVAFINHLIDADMLSDVDPSLSTLSPEQKREFIKRMAPERRAAPIGPVQIRSKLGTAVEFTLYPLCMDSDAMAAYIASGDLETIREEVGNRIKDARADGYGVAGLGMYTSIVTNNCQALKIPDMALTSGNALTIGMGLEAIEQGCKQQGLELSRQTAAVVGAAGNIASTYASLLSTRVEHLILIGSGRDGSLRRLEKTAQQIYAEAARAILKGVAEHDRLASRLQPLRGIDALLQAHGNSADLGQRVAQLVDEQLGSDAFITVSNDLDTLKQARIVLCAANAPQAFLGAGHFAENSVICDIAVPLNVDQNLAGQRSDVLYMHGGIVQTPLGDGLAPNVRAYLKQGQLYACMAESVLMGLSGMKQHYSYGDISREQVQQIRALAATHGFSLAQFKTDNSL, via the coding sequence ATGGATTACCGCGATTACGTTCGGCCAAAATTCGTTGAACTGATGCAGGCCCTGGGCCTGGAGTGCCAGTTCCATCGGGCGCAGGGCAGCAAACTGTTCTACCGCGACAAGCAGGGTGACGAAGTGACCGTGACCGATTTTCTCGGTGGCTACGGTGCCGCGCTGTACGGTCACAACGATCCGCAATTCGTCGATCAGCTGTGCGGCCTGCTGCGCGCCGATGTGCCGTTCAACGCGCAAATGTCGGTGCGTGGCGCGGCGGGGCAGTTGGGGCGCGAACTCAGCGAAGCGTTCAACCGTGAGCTGAACAACACCGAGCGCTACATTTCCACGTTCTCCAACAGTGGCGCCGAGTCGGTGGAAATCGCCGTCAAGCATGCCGAGTACCGTCGTCAGAAAAACCTGCAGAAGCAGTTCGACGAACATGATTTCGAACTGGCGAATCTGGTGGCCAGTGACAAGGCCTATGTCGAGTTGGAAATCGACGATCTCGATCTGCCGGCCGGTCTGTTGCCGCCGCACCTGACCAGCGTGACCGTGCGTCAGGTGGCCGAGGCGGTGCGTCAGCACAACCTCGCGCAACTGCATGTCGAGCCGGTCTTCCTCGCGGTGCGAGGCAGCTTCCACGGCAAACTGGTGAACACCGTTCAACTGACTTACGGCAAGCAATACCGCAAGCCGTTTGCCCGTTTCGGGCTCAACGTCGAATTCATCGATCCGGATCAACCGCAGCAGTTGCAAGAGCTGCCGGCCCGCCATCAGCATCACTGGCTGAGTCTGGCGTGGAGTGGCGAAACCCTGCACGTGCGCCGTGAAGCGTTCAGCGCAATCACTGCCGTGCTGCTGGAACCGATTCAGGGCGAGGGCGGGATCAACGAGTTTGCCAAAGAGTTCTACCTGGGCCTGCGTCGTCTGTGCAACGAGCAGCAATGCCCGCTGGTCATCGACGAAGTGCAGTCGGGTTTCGGCCGCACCGGCACCTTGCTCGGCGCCACCCATTTCAACCTGCAGGGCGACTACTACTGCCTGTCCAAGGCACTGGGCGGCGGCTTGATGAAAATCGCCGCCACCGTGATTCGCGCCAGTCATTACGAAAACGATTTCAGCTACATCCACAGCTCGACCTTCGCTGAAGACGATGCGTCGTGCCACATCGCGCTGTCGGCCCTGCGCCGCTTGTTCGAGAACGACAGTGCCATGCTCAAGGATGTGAGCAAGAAGGGCGAGTACCTCAAGACTTCGCTGCTGGAGCTCAAGGCGGCCTATCCGGACGTGATCGCCGATGTGCGCGGACGCGGCCTGCTGCTGGGCTTCGAACTGCATGACCTGACCGGTACCAGTTCGCTGGTCCAGGCGTCGGCGCAGTACAACGAAGCGCTGGGCTACATCATTGCCGGCTATCTGTTGCAGTTCGAGTCGTTGCGTGTGGCGCCGTCGGGCAGCAACGCCAATGTGATTCGCCTGGAACCCCCGGTGTGCATCACCTTCCAGGAAATCGATGGCCTGATCGCTTCGCTGCAAAAAGTCTGCGACATGCTGCGTCGCCGCGATGCCTTCCCGCTGGCCGCCGGTGTGTGTGCCGACAGCATTGCCCAGGTTCCGGCGCGCGATGTCAGCTTCACGGAGACCGAAAGCCTCCCAAAGCCTGACGAGAACGTGCGCGTGGTAGCACGCGTGGCGTTCATCAACCACCTGATCGATGCGGACATGCTCAGTGATGTCGACCCATCGCTGTCGACCCTGAGCCCGGAGCAGAAGCGCGAGTTCATCAAACGCATGGCCCCCGAGCGCCGCGCGGCGCCTATCGGCCCGGTGCAGATCCGCTCGAAACTCGGCACGGCGGTGGAGTTCACCCTCTATCCGCTGTGCATGGATTCCGATGCGATGGCGGCTTACATCGCCAGCGGCGATCTGGAAACCATCCGCGAGGAAGTCGGCAATCGCATCAAGGATGCCCGCGCCGACGGCTATGGCGTGGCCGGCCTGGGCATGTACACCTCGATCGTCACCAACAACTGTCAGGCGCTGAAAATCCCTGACATGGCGCTGACCTCGGGCAACGCGCTGACCATCGGCATGGGCCTGGAAGCGATCGAGCAGGGCTGCAAACAGCAAGGTCTGGAACTGAGCCGGCAGACCGCTGCGGTGGTCGGTGCTGCCGGCAACATTGCTTCGACCTACGCCTCGCTGTTGTCGACCCGTGTCGAGCACCTGATCCTGATCGGCAGTGGTCGCGACGGCTCGCTGCGACGCCTGGAGAAAACCGCTCAGCAGATTTACGCCGAAGCCGCCCGGGCCATTCTCAAGGGGGTTGCCGAGCATGATCGTCTCGCCAGTCGCCTGCAGCCGCTGCGGGGTATCGACGCCCTGCTGCAAGCCCATGGCAACAGTGCCGATCTCGGGCAGCGTGTGGCGCAACTGGTCGATGAGCAACTGGGAAGCGACGCGTTCATCACCGTCAGCAACGACCTGGATACCTTGAAGCAAGCGCGCATCGTGCTGTGTGCGGCAAATGCACCGCAGGCGTTTCTCGGTGCCGGACACTTTGCCGAGAACAGCGTGATCTGCGACATCGCCGTTCCGCTGAACGTGGACCAGAACCTCGCCGGTCAGCGCTCCGACGTGCTGTACATGCACGGCGGGATTGTCCAGACGCCGCTGGGTGATGGCCTGGCCCCCAACGTTCGCGCCTACCTCAAGCAAGGTCAGTTGTATGCCTGCATGGCGGAGTCGGTACTGATGGGGCTGTCGGGCATGAAACAGCACTACTCCTACGGCGACATCAGCCGTGAGCAAGTGCAGCAGATCCGTGCACTGGCCGCGACCCACGGGTTCAGCCTCGCGCAGTTCAAAACCGATAACTCGCTGTAA
- a CDS encoding 3-oxoacyl-ACP reductase family protein, whose amino-acid sequence MPNKVAVVTGGSRGIGRAIVLALAGAGYQVAFSYVRDEVAAMALRDEVQASGVDCLALQCDISRGDSIASFFERVEAHFQRVDLLVNNAGITRDGLLATMPASDILEVIQTNLVGTLLCCQQVLPGMLRQRSGCIVNISSVAAQKPGKGQSNYAAAKGGVEAMTRALAVELAPRNIRVNAVAPGIVKTEMSTALIGSQEEQIQSRLLIKRYAEPEEIAEAVLYLADRGLYLTGEVLPVNGGLKMP is encoded by the coding sequence ATGCCGAACAAAGTAGCAGTAGTGACCGGCGGCAGCCGTGGCATCGGCCGCGCCATCGTCCTGGCGCTGGCAGGTGCCGGTTATCAAGTGGCGTTCAGTTATGTGCGTGATGAAGTAGCGGCGATGGCCTTGCGTGATGAAGTGCAGGCGTCGGGCGTGGATTGCCTGGCGCTGCAATGCGACATCAGCCGTGGCGACAGCATCGCGTCATTTTTCGAACGGGTCGAGGCGCATTTCCAGCGCGTCGATCTGCTGGTCAACAACGCCGGCATTACCCGTGACGGCTTGCTGGCGACGATGCCGGCGAGCGACATCCTGGAGGTGATCCAGACCAACCTGGTCGGGACCTTGCTCTGCTGTCAGCAGGTGCTGCCGGGCATGCTGCGCCAGCGCAGTGGCTGCATCGTCAATATCAGTTCGGTCGCCGCGCAAAAGCCCGGCAAGGGCCAGAGCAACTATGCCGCGGCCAAGGGCGGGGTCGAGGCCATGACCCGTGCGCTGGCGGTCGAGCTGGCGCCGCGCAATATCCGGGTCAATGCGGTGGCGCCCGGGATCGTCAAGACCGAGATGAGCACCGCACTGATCGGCAGTCAGGAGGAGCAGATCCAGTCGCGGTTGCTGATCAAGCGTTACGCCGAACCCGAGGAAATTGCCGAGGCGGTGCTGTACCTCGCTGACCGTGGCCTGTACCTGACCGGGGAGGTCCTGCCGGTGAACGGCGGGTTGAAAATGCCATGA
- a CDS encoding SDR family NAD(P)-dependent oxidoreductase → MSRTILITGAAKGIGRAVAEDFAANGDNHLILLDLDLPQLQGWVDEQQERIKARVETHAANIADLPAMEAFFKQLGARIKQVDVLVNSAGICNENEPEDLHNWHKVISVNLNGTFYVTSLCLALMPDRGRIINMSSILGRAGKVRNTAYCASKHGIVGMTKALALDLASRQITVNAILPAWIDTPMLQGELATQAAIAGLTQEQIVRNAKKKLPMRRFIQSEEVAAMVRYLASPEAGGVTAQSLVIDGGVGLGM, encoded by the coding sequence ATGAGCCGCACCATTCTGATTACCGGTGCAGCCAAAGGCATCGGGCGCGCGGTGGCCGAGGACTTCGCGGCCAATGGCGACAATCACCTGATCCTGCTGGACCTGGACTTGCCGCAATTGCAGGGCTGGGTCGATGAGCAGCAGGAGCGGATCAAGGCGCGGGTCGAGACCCACGCGGCGAACATCGCCGACCTGCCTGCCATGGAAGCGTTTTTCAAGCAGCTCGGCGCCCGGATCAAGCAGGTCGACGTGCTGGTCAACAGTGCCGGTATCTGCAATGAAAACGAGCCCGAAGATCTGCACAACTGGCACAAGGTGATTTCGGTCAACCTCAACGGTACGTTTTACGTGACCTCGCTGTGCCTGGCGCTGATGCCGGATCGGGGACGGATCATCAACATGTCCTCGATCCTCGGCCGGGCCGGCAAGGTGCGCAACACTGCGTACTGCGCTTCCAAGCACGGCATCGTCGGCATGACCAAGGCTCTGGCACTGGACCTGGCGTCGCGGCAGATCACGGTCAACGCGATTCTGCCGGCCTGGATCGATACGCCGATGCTCCAGGGCGAACTGGCGACGCAAGCGGCGATCGCCGGTCTGACCCAGGAACAGATCGTGCGCAACGCGAAGAAAAAACTGCCGATGCGCCGCTTCATCCAGAGCGAAGAAGTGGCGGCAATGGTGCGTTACCTGGCCAGTCCTGAAGCCGGTGGGGTCACGGCCCAGAGCCTGGTGATCGATGGCGGCGTCGGATTGGGAATGTAG
- a CDS encoding DUF1302 family protein has product MPGSINRIAWAMWACVAAPAVVAALEVDDLKPDYADAEIGVATALRLHGDDQVTQKAVYFKANLEDNWDGGYYKAKGRVRYDARYDGNNPYSERAREKYRFDADWRHLYVGHSLGDGEVTVGWQQVVWGRADELRVLDQINPLDYRDGLTPLLEDSRIAVPMVRVAQPVGEWELEALWITDFVKNRPPVAGSEFAAPLFAAPDPEYFLLDSKPGYDGDKGYAYGLSANGRIGAVDTSFVALSARQQDPVYAVEGLADDGRTRLERQFPRYTMGGAGLAIDAGHSIVVRSEIAWFDNWRVTNPTRAYGADSTSMVKSLLGVDYLWRDWLISAQWQEQVLLDWQDGMLQDKREPLFTLSAEGTHWQDRLKSRLVAAASPPLKDNALLQGIFTYKPVDYIKLGLEVDVFFGKPDRAFGEYSKRDQVRLSAGYLF; this is encoded by the coding sequence ATGCCAGGATCTATCAACCGCATCGCCTGGGCGATGTGGGCGTGCGTGGCCGCTCCGGCGGTTGTCGCGGCCCTGGAAGTCGACGATCTCAAGCCCGATTACGCCGACGCCGAAATCGGCGTGGCCACGGCACTGCGCCTGCACGGTGACGATCAGGTCACACAGAAGGCCGTGTATTTCAAAGCCAACCTGGAGGACAACTGGGACGGCGGTTATTACAAGGCCAAGGGTCGCGTACGGTATGACGCCCGCTACGACGGCAACAACCCGTACAGCGAACGCGCCCGGGAAAAGTATCGCTTCGACGCTGACTGGCGGCATCTGTATGTCGGTCATTCGCTGGGCGATGGTGAAGTGACGGTCGGCTGGCAGCAGGTGGTCTGGGGGCGTGCGGATGAACTGCGTGTGCTGGACCAGATCAACCCGTTGGACTATCGCGATGGACTGACCCCGTTGCTTGAGGACAGCCGCATCGCCGTGCCGATGGTGCGCGTGGCGCAGCCTGTGGGCGAGTGGGAGCTGGAAGCGCTGTGGATCACCGACTTCGTCAAGAACCGGCCGCCGGTGGCGGGCAGCGAGTTCGCCGCGCCGCTGTTCGCGGCGCCCGATCCGGAGTATTTCCTGCTTGATTCCAAACCCGGTTATGACGGTGACAAGGGCTATGCCTATGGTCTGAGCGCCAATGGCCGGATCGGTGCGGTGGACACCAGCTTCGTGGCACTGAGCGCACGTCAGCAGGATCCGGTGTATGCCGTCGAAGGCCTGGCCGATGACGGTCGTACGCGTCTTGAACGCCAGTTTCCCCGTTACACCATGGGCGGAGCAGGTCTGGCGATCGACGCCGGTCACAGCATCGTGGTGCGCAGTGAGATTGCCTGGTTCGACAACTGGCGCGTGACCAATCCGACCCGCGCCTACGGTGCCGACAGCACGTCGATGGTCAAGTCGCTGTTGGGCGTCGACTATCTGTGGCGCGACTGGCTGATTTCGGCGCAATGGCAGGAGCAGGTGCTGCTCGACTGGCAGGACGGGATGCTGCAGGACAAGCGCGAGCCGCTGTTCACCCTCTCGGCCGAAGGCACTCACTGGCAGGACCGGCTCAAGAGCCGACTGGTGGCCGCGGCCTCGCCGCCGCTCAAGGACAACGCTTTGCTGCAGGGCATCTTCACCTACAAACCGGTGGACTACATCAAGCTGGGACTGGAAGTGGACGTGTTCTTCGGCAAACCCGACAGGGCCTTCGGCGAGTACAGCAAGCGCGATCAAGTGCGCCTGTCCGCCGGCTATCTGTTTTAA
- a CDS encoding outer membrane lipoprotein-sorting protein, whose protein sequence is MLPLLKSLTATALILSGVCASAADGSNADEIIRQVRDRNDGKSFMSQVSLILHDKKGNTRVREFTYLQKDYPDSDKFSMYFSAPTDVRDVAFHIENPHETLGLEDSQWMYLPVSRQTRRISTTDKRGSFMGSEYSYADLDKIRVKDYSQTLLGEEQIKGRDCYVIEREPASPEVLAKTGYNKLKVWIDKQNFLVMRQDFFDVKGVLIKQMRTQKVETIDGIDSIVLSETEHFIDGTRSEMRFNQLQYNVPLEDRLFTQTAIKRGLKTGDLPEFSVTAR, encoded by the coding sequence ATGTTGCCGCTTTTGAAAAGTCTGACCGCCACCGCGTTGATCCTCAGTGGCGTCTGCGCCAGCGCTGCCGACGGCAGCAATGCCGATGAAATCATTCGCCAGGTGCGCGATCGCAATGACGGTAAAAGCTTCATGTCCCAGGTGTCGTTGATCCTTCACGACAAGAAGGGCAATACCCGGGTTCGTGAATTCACTTACCTGCAGAAGGACTACCCGGACAGCGACAAATTCAGCATGTATTTCTCGGCGCCGACCGATGTGCGCGACGTCGCGTTCCACATCGAAAACCCGCACGAGACGCTGGGGCTGGAAGACAGCCAGTGGATGTACCTGCCGGTCAGCCGCCAGACCCGCCGGATCTCCACCACCGACAAGCGCGGCTCGTTCATGGGCAGCGAATACTCCTATGCCGACCTGGACAAGATCCGGGTCAAGGATTACTCGCAGACATTGCTGGGAGAAGAGCAGATCAAGGGCCGCGACTGCTACGTGATCGAACGTGAACCGGCGTCCCCGGAAGTGCTGGCCAAGACCGGTTACAACAAACTCAAGGTGTGGATCGACAAGCAGAATTTCCTGGTCATGCGTCAGGACTTCTTCGACGTCAAAGGTGTGCTGATCAAGCAGATGCGCACCCAGAAGGTCGAGACCATCGACGGGATCGACAGCATCGTGCTCAGTGAAACCGAGCACTTCATCGACGGCACGCGCTCGGAAATGCGCTTCAACCAGTTGCAGTACAACGTCCCGCTGGAAGACCGGCTGTTTACCCAGACCGCCATCAAGCGCGGGCTGAAAACCGGTGACCTGCCGGAATTTTCCGTGACTGCCCGCTAA
- a CDS encoding efflux RND transporter permease subunit: protein MERYLNFVERHARAIVFLLVAITAYFTYTLGALISDTNPYLLKDSHPARKTIIDLQGEFTGTFDSVMVALNNPQTVFNKQTLNALFSMSQSVRKMILANDADKEQLTQIVARYPNDSRAQLLTRDILEDGFSQNDYAQAKALRDHAQSQNWDAHDQLFLTFLAERINPIREMASMGDLENIVLTDDGELLIHKTLNAYDMDPAVVESQIMGNELMVDGVVSKDKKVAMLVAELGTKQDDAQAQLRAYQFVRGIVAKYQADHPEYKDEIFIAGMPIFIAAQQEIIDHDLAVLFPIVFLLITLLLIFFFRKPLGVLLPLFNILFCTIWTLGLMALLRVPFDLLTSVLPVFLFTICCSDAIHVMAEYYEQKNAGKSNRDANRETQRLMVVPVVLTTVTTIATFMISTTNNIVSIRNFGVFMSIGLTAALIISLLLIPAWISIWGKDQPAQARVAAHKESIISRYLVAFCAWMIRFRKPILMVMLPLLALATVFTFRVDIEDSGIAYFKPESHIRISDQFINHANVAGTAPGWIAIDSKEPRGVLTTEVVQFIDKLDHFIKQQPNVSYGYSLATYVKRMNLVLNDMNPDYLRVPNAMEKVSSVNDDGQVEQFEVPGNSLIEQHVMLFENGGGSDLNNVLNADFSKALTLYTMTSSVASDYQGMLDRLDAWLLVNKPANLEVTHAGTPLIWTGVLQEITQGQVLSFSLALLVVTLMMMYWLKSVRLGILGMLTLLTTSVTVYGFMFLFKIELNIGTTLVTFLVVGVVDYAVHLLSRIKWLVQQGIEVDAAILQAMHSVGRSTVINVVIFSVGFMALLFSDFKPIVDLGALVAMALFSSGVMTIILVTLVSPWFFGAIEPIAQPARAQRLDAEAVPG, encoded by the coding sequence ATGGAAAGATACCTGAACTTCGTCGAGCGCCATGCGCGGGCGATCGTTTTCCTGCTGGTGGCGATCACCGCGTATTTCACTTATACGCTGGGCGCGCTGATCTCGGACACCAACCCTTATCTGCTCAAGGACAGCCATCCGGCGCGCAAGACCATCATCGATTTGCAGGGTGAGTTCACCGGCACCTTCGACTCGGTGATGGTGGCGTTGAACAACCCGCAGACGGTCTTCAACAAACAGACGCTCAATGCGTTGTTTTCGATGTCGCAGTCGGTGCGCAAGATGATCCTGGCCAACGACGCCGACAAGGAGCAACTGACGCAAATCGTCGCTCGCTACCCGAATGACAGCCGCGCGCAGCTATTGACCCGGGACATTCTGGAGGACGGTTTTTCCCAGAATGATTACGCTCAGGCCAAGGCCCTGCGCGATCATGCCCAGAGTCAGAACTGGGATGCTCATGATCAGTTGTTCCTGACCTTCCTCGCCGAGCGAATCAACCCGATTCGCGAAATGGCGTCGATGGGCGACCTGGAAAACATCGTGTTGACCGACGATGGCGAGTTGTTGATCCACAAGACCCTCAACGCCTATGACATGGATCCGGCCGTGGTCGAGTCACAGATCATGGGCAACGAACTGATGGTCGACGGCGTGGTGTCGAAGGACAAGAAAGTCGCGATGCTGGTGGCCGAACTCGGTACCAAGCAGGATGACGCCCAGGCGCAATTGCGCGCCTATCAGTTCGTGCGGGGCATCGTCGCGAAGTATCAGGCAGATCATCCGGAGTACAAGGACGAGATTTTCATTGCCGGCATGCCGATCTTCATCGCGGCCCAACAGGAAATCATCGACCATGACCTGGCGGTGCTGTTTCCGATCGTGTTTCTGCTGATCACCCTGCTGCTGATTTTCTTCTTCCGCAAACCGCTGGGCGTGTTGTTGCCGCTGTTCAACATTCTGTTCTGCACCATCTGGACGCTGGGCCTGATGGCGCTGCTGCGGGTGCCGTTCGACCTGTTGACCAGCGTGTTGCCGGTGTTTCTGTTCACCATCTGCTGCTCGGACGCCATCCATGTGATGGCCGAATACTACGAGCAGAAAAACGCCGGCAAGAGCAACCGTGACGCCAACCGCGAGACCCAGCGGCTGATGGTCGTGCCGGTGGTGTTGACCACAGTGACGACCATCGCCACGTTCATGATTTCCACCACCAACAACATCGTCAGCATCCGTAACTTCGGCGTGTTCATGTCCATCGGCCTGACGGCGGCGCTGATCATTTCGTTGCTGCTGATTCCGGCCTGGATCTCCATCTGGGGCAAGGATCAACCAGCGCAAGCCAGGGTCGCTGCGCACAAGGAATCGATCATCTCGCGTTATCTGGTGGCGTTCTGCGCCTGGATGATCCGCTTTCGCAAACCGATTCTCATGGTCATGCTGCCGTTGCTGGCGCTGGCCACCGTGTTCACCTTCCGCGTCGATATCGAAGACTCGGGCATTGCCTATTTCAAACCCGAAAGCCATATCCGCATTTCGGACCAGTTCATCAACCACGCCAACGTCGCGGGTACGGCGCCGGGCTGGATTGCCATCGACAGCAAGGAGCCTCGCGGGGTGCTGACCACGGAGGTGGTGCAGTTCATCGACAAGCTCGACCACTTCATCAAGCAGCAGCCGAACGTGAGTTACGGCTACTCCCTGGCCACTTACGTCAAGCGCATGAACCTGGTGCTCAACGACATGAACCCTGATTACCTGCGCGTTCCCAACGCCATGGAAAAGGTGAGCTCAGTCAATGATGACGGGCAGGTCGAGCAATTCGAAGTGCCAGGCAATTCGCTGATCGAGCAGCACGTGATGCTGTTCGAAAACGGTGGCGGCTCGGACTTGAACAACGTGCTCAACGCCGACTTCTCCAAGGCCTTGACGCTGTACACCATGACCTCGTCGGTCGCCAGTGATTATCAGGGCATGCTCGATCGCCTCGACGCCTGGCTGCTGGTGAACAAACCGGCCAATCTGGAGGTGACGCATGCCGGCACGCCGTTGATCTGGACCGGTGTGTTGCAGGAAATCACCCAGGGCCAGGTACTGAGTTTTTCCCTGGCGTTGCTGGTCGTCACGCTGATGATGATGTACTGGCTCAAGTCGGTGCGGCTGGGCATTCTCGGCATGTTGACCCTGCTGACCACCTCGGTCACGGTCTACGGCTTCATGTTTCTGTTCAAGATCGAGCTGAACATCGGCACGACGCTGGTGACTTTCCTGGTGGTGGGCGTGGTCGATTACGCGGTGCACCTGCTGTCGCGCATCAAATGGCTGGTGCAGCAGGGCATTGAAGTCGACGCGGCGATTCTGCAGGCGATGCACAGCGTCGGTCGCTCGACGGTGATCAACGTGGTGATTTTCTCCGTGGGCTTCATGGCGCTGCTGTTTTCTGACTTCAAGCCGATTGTCGATCTGGGGGCGCTGGTGGCCATGGCGCTGTTCTCCAGCGGGGTCATGACCATCATTCTGGTGACGCTGGTTTCGCCGTGGTTCTTCGGCGCGATTGAGCCGATTGCCCAGCCTGCTCGGGCGCAACGCCTCGACGCAGAGGCAGTACCGGGCTGA
- a CDS encoding MerR family transcriptional regulator produces the protein MYIGKAAQLSGTTVKSIRHYEEIGLLPEPKREGKYRIYSQESVEVLTFIKCAQQLGFKLKELQVILNNYRGEEFPWDMAQNAIARKKAELVTQIGDLQQLYDGLEAFENNLHEARQECQFERIARQGEKTPAATLN, from the coding sequence ATGTATATCGGCAAAGCCGCCCAGCTATCGGGCACCACAGTCAAAAGCATTCGCCATTACGAAGAAATCGGCCTGTTGCCCGAGCCCAAGCGTGAAGGCAAATACCGTATTTACAGTCAGGAAAGCGTCGAGGTCCTGACGTTCATCAAATGCGCTCAGCAACTGGGCTTCAAGCTCAAGGAGCTGCAGGTCATCCTGAACAACTACCGCGGCGAGGAATTCCCCTGGGACATGGCACAGAATGCCATCGCCCGGAAAAAAGCCGAGCTGGTGACCCAGATCGGCGATTTGCAGCAGTTGTACGATGGGCTTGAAGCGTTTGAAAACAACCTCCACGAGGCTCGACAGGAATGTCAGTTCGAGCGCATCGCCCGGCAGGGGGAAAAAACCCCTGCCGCTACGCTGAACTGA